GCGGATCAGGCTGCCGTCTTCGGCCACCAGCACATCGCCGCCGCGCACGGCCTGGCCGCGCGGCAAAAAGACGGCCAGCTCGCGACCCTGGCTGTCGGTGGCGGCAAAGCGGCTTTTCTGACGCACATCCCAGTCCAGTTCCACGGACGCTGCGCGTTTGAGGATGACGGTGGAAAGGCCCTGGCCCTGGAGCAGCAGCTTGTTGGCAGTCAGCATGGTGAATTCACAATGAAATAAAAGGCCCGAACCCGGTTGGCGCGCATGTTGCATGTGCTGCGCATCTCAGTGATTTTGATGGTTCGAGCAAGATGACCACTATTTTGGAAACTTCGGCAGAAATGGCAGCCCCGACCTCTTTGCATGATGCGCCTGCTGACTGGCAGGGCTGTGGCGCAGCCTATGTGGCGGTGTATGGCACTTTGCGTGCCGGTGGCATCAACGATATTGCCAGGCTCCAGCCGGGCATCGCCTGTGTTGGCAGGACCCTGCTGACCGGCACTTTGCATGACCTGGGCTGGTACCCGGGCCTGAGGCTGCAAGGCTCGCAGACCGTGCTGGCCGAGGTCTACCCCATGGACGCAGCGCTGGAGCGGGCCATGGATCGCATCGAAGGCCTTTGGCCCGAAGACCTGGGCGAATACGCCAAGCGCATTCTGACCCTGCCCGTGATGCTGATCCAGGGCGCTCAGCAGTCCATCACGGTGCTGGTGTACGAGGCCTTGCCCGCCACCGTGAGCGCTGCGCCGCAGCTTGCCGTCAGCGACTGGCTGGCCTGGTTTGAGGGCAAGGGCGTGCAGCATCCGGATACGGAGTTTCAGCTCAACACCGCTCAGAACAGGAAGTAGCGCTGTGCCATGGGCAGGCTGACCGCGGGCTCGCAGGTCAGCAGATCGCCATTGGCGCGCACGGCATAGGTCTGGGCGTCCACCTCCATATGCGGCGCCAGATCGTTGTGGATCATGTGCTGCTTCTTCACCTTGCGTATGCCCTTGACCGCCGACAGGGTCTTGTGCAGCCCGAAGCGCTGGCCGATGCCGGCGGCAAGTCCTGCCTGGGAGACAAAGGTCAGAGAAGTTCTGGCAACCGCACCGCCAAAGCTTGCAAACATGGGGCGGTAATGCACGGGCTGAGGCGTGGGAATGGAGGCGTTCGGATCGCCCATGGCCGCCATGGCGATGCTGCCGCCCTTGAGGATGCAAAAAGGCTTGACGCCAAAGAAGGCGGGCTTCCAGATCACGATATCGGCCCACTTGCCCACCTCGATGCTGCCCACCTCGTGGCTGATGCCATGGGCAATCGCGGGATTGATGGTGTATTTTGCGATATAGCGCTTGATGCGGAAGTTGTCGTTGCGCGCGCCGTCGCCGCTCAGGGGGCCGCGCTGCAGCTTCATCTTGTGCGCGGTCTGCCAGGTGCGCAGAATGACTTCGCCCACGCGGCCCATGGCCTGGCTGTCGGAGCTGAACATGCTGATGGCACCGATGTCGTGCAGGATGTCCTCGGCCGCAATCGTTTCCTTGCGAATGCGGCTTTCGGCAAAGGCCAGGTCTTCGGCAATGCCCGCGTCCAGGTGGTGGCAGACCATGAGCATGTCCACATGCTCGTCCAGCGTGTTGATGGTGTAGGGGCGGGTGGGGTTGGTGGAGCTGGGCAGCACATTGGCCTCGCCCACCACTTTCAGAATGTCGGGCGCGTGGCCGCCACCCGCACCTTCGGTGTGGAAGGTGTGAATGGTGCGGCCCTTGAAGGCGGCCACGGTGTCCTCCACAAAGCCGGACTCGTTGAGCGTGTCGGTGTGGATGGCGACCTGGGTGTCGGTGTCTTCGGCCACATCCAGGCAGTTGCTGATGGCGGCCGGCGTGCTGCCCCAGTCCTCGTGAAGCTTGAGGCCGATGGCGCCGGCACTGATCTGCTCGTGCAGGCCGCCAGGCAGGCTGGCATTGCCCTTGCCCAGAAAACCCAGATTCATGGGGAAAGCGTCGGCGGCCTGCAGCATGCGCTCCATATGCCAGGGGCCTGGCGTGCAGGTGGTGGCGAAGGTGCCGGTGGCCGGGCCGGTGCCGCCGCCGATCATGGTGGTCACGCCGCTGGTCAGTGCTTCCTCGATCTGCTGCGGGGCAATGAAATGGATATGGGTGTCGATACCGCCTGCGGTGACGATATGGCCTTCGCAGGAGATGATTTCCGTGCCCGGGCCGATGATGATGTTCACACCCGGCTGGGTGTCCGGGTTGCCGGCCTTGCCTATGGCCGCGATGCGGCCGTCCCTGAGGCCGATGTCGGCCTTGACGATGCCCCAGTGGTCCAGGATCAGTGCGTTGGTCAGCACGGTATCGACCGCGCCACCTCCGTCAGGCCCTGTCCCCGTCCCGTCGCGCGTGCGCTGGCTTTGTGCCATGCCGTCGCGGATGGTCTTGCCGCCGCCGAACTTCACTTCCTCCCCATAGCCGCCGGCGGCCAGGGTGTAGTCTTTTTCGACCTCGACGATGAGTTCGGTATCGGCCAGGCGCAGGCGGTCGCCCACGGTGGGGCCAAAGGTTTCTGCGTAGGCTCGTCGGTCCATGGTGGCCATTGAGGAATCTCCGATTCAGGTATTCAGCGCAGGGACTGCTGCTGGGCTGCCGGTGGCAGGGCTGCGGGGCTTGTGACGAGCAGGTCGCGCAAGGTGCCCAGCGCCAGGGCCAGCAACAGTGCGGCGCAGCAGCGGTAGGTAAAACGGCTCCAGTGCGCAGCAGCGCGGCGGAAAAGCCGGTCCACCAAGGCTGCGCAGACAAAGCACCAGAGCAGGGATGAAGTCATGAATCCCGCGAAGAACAGCCCGTAATCGCCAGCGCTGGGCTGGGTCACTCCCACCGCCCCGAGGGCGCTGCCCATGGCGGCCCAGTAAGCAAGGTTCTGCGGGTTGCTCAGCGACAGGGCCATGCCGCGGCGCAGGGCCTGCTTCTGCGTGGCGGCGGCGGCGGTTGAGGCATCGAGCCGGTGTTCGGTGCGCGCTGCCTGCCAGCTGTCCCAGGACAGCCAGAGCAGGTAGGCGGCGCCCGCCAGGCCAACCGGCCAGCGCAAGGCGTCGATCTGCATGACCAGACCAATGCCGGCCAGGCCCAGCAAGGCCCAGCTCGCGTCGCCCACCAGGGAGCCCAGCTGTACCGCCAGCGCGGGGCGATAGCCGCCGCGCACACCTTGGCGCACGGTCTCTGCAAACACCGCGCCGGGCGCAGCATTGAACACCAGGCCCAGCACGAAAGCAGAAGCAAACAGCATCAGCATGACCGGTCAGTCCCTGGCAACTGCGGGCAATGGACCCTGGAGCAGACCGCGAAAACCATAGATCTGGCGGTCGCCGCCGATCTCGACCAGCTCCACCGTACGCTGCTGGCCCGGCTCGAAGCGCACGGCCATGCCGCTGGCAATATTCAGGCGCATGCCGTGGGCGGCGGCGCGGTCGAAATCCAGGCCGGCATTGGTTTCGGCGAAGTGGTAGTGCGAGCCGACCTGAATCGGCCGGTCGCTGGCATTTTTCACCACCAGCGTGAGCGTGCGGCGGCCGGGGTTGAGTGCATGGCTGCCCTCGTCAAGAATCAGTTCACCGGGGATCATCTATCGTCTCCTTGCGCTAGAGCCCTGTGCTGGGCCGTGCCGGGGTGTTGCATATCACGCCAGTTTCGTCAGCATGAAAGCGCCGAGCGCGGCGGTGGCAGCTCCGCCGAGCCTGGCAGTCCATTGGTGGCGCTGCATGACGGCATGACCGAGCACCATGCCGGCGATATGCAGTGAGGCCGAGCCCAGCGCAATGCCCACCAGCGCGCCGACGGCAGCCAGGCCGCTGTCTCCGGCCAGCTCAAAGCCGTGCGCTGCGCCGTGGAAGAAGGCAAACACCGCAGCCAGTGCGGCGGCAGCGGCCCAGGGCATTTTTTGCTGGACCAGCACCAGCAGGCCCAGCACCAGCACGGATGCGGCAATCATGGGCTCCACGCCCGGCACCCACAGGCCGGCAAAGCCGGCCACGGCGCCCGCCACCAGCAGGGCCACAAAGGCCGCTGGTGCACGCCAGGCCGTGCGCAACTCGGGCAGGGTCAGCGCGCTCCAGGCGCCTACGGCCAGCATGGCGGCCAGATGGTCTGCTCCGGTAAACGGGTGGGCAAAGGCATGAACCAGGCTGTCGAGAAAGTGGTGATGGCCGCCTGCATCGGTGCCCATATGAGCGAGGGCGGACAGGGGCAGTGCAGTCGCTGCAGCGGTTGTGGTGGCAAGGAGCTTATTGAATTTCATAGCTGTCTGCGCTTGATGGATAAGGGTTTGATGGCTGAAAGGCTTGAAGTCTCTGGATGCCGCTTCAGGCGATGGGCTCATGCACGGTGACCAGCTTGGTGCCATCGGGGAAGGTGGCCTCGATCTGGATGTCGGGAATCATCTCGGGGATGCCCTCCATCACATCGGCGCGGGTCAACACGCTACGGCCTTCGCTCATGAGCTGGGCCACGGTCCTGCCATCGCGCGCGCCCTCCATCACAAAGGCGCTGATCAACGCCACGGCCTCGGGGTAGTTGAGCTTGAGGCCGCGGGCCATGCGCCGCTCGGCCAGCAGGGCCGCGGTGAAGATCAGCAGCTTGTCTTTTTCGCGCGGTGTCAGTTCCATCTTCTTCCATCCCTCAGTCGGCGCGCGCATCCGGCAGGGCTGAATGAACGCGATGAGTCAGTGTCATGCCCCTTTATGTAGCAAGTGCCATGCCAAAGGCAAGCCTTTGTTGCCAGCCAGCAGGCAAGCCGCTGCAGATGTTCTGCACCTTGTTGGTGCCTTCGGCATGCGGTTGTGCACCACGGTGTATCGAAGAGGCAGCGATGGTGCTTTGTGGTGCATTGTCGAGCCGTAGCGGTGCATTGCATGGCACGAACTTTGCTGTTCTGGTGCATGTACAAAAGACCATTCAATAGGGGAGGCGCTCAGTGCCTGGGTACCACGGCAAGGCTCGGAGTGCTGGCCTTGGGCGGTACGCTGTGGATGGCTTCAGCCGTGCAAGCGCAAACAGCCAAGGACGGCGACAAGGTATTGCCCGAGGTGAGGGTGAATGCCCAGGTCAAAGGCCAGGCGCTGGACGATGCGCAACGCGCGTTTTCCGTCACCGAGTTCAGGCGCGACGAGATTCGCGAGCAGCCCAGGCAGGAAGTGGAGTCGCTGTGGAATCTGGTGCCTGGAATGCATGTCAATCACTACCAGCTCAGCGGTGTGGCCAATGCGCTGGTGTTGCGCGGCTTTGGCGGCGGAGGCCATGGCGGCGATGTGGCAGCCACACTGGACGGCATCCCGCTCAACGAAGCCATGTCGCATGCCGATGGCTATTTCGATCTCAATGTGGTGGTGCCGCTGGAGCTGGATCAGCTCAATGTCTATCGCGGTCCCGTGTCGGTGCTGCAGGGCAATTACAACCGCGCCGGACTGCTGGAGCTGCGCACGCGGCGCAGCGGCAGCTATACGGAGCTGGATGTCAGCGCGGGGTCGCGCGGCATGTTCGATGCCCAGGCCGCTCTCGGGCGCGGGCTGGAGGGGGGCGATCAGCTCAATCTGGCGGCCCAGCATTCGCGCGGTGACGGGGCGCGGCCTGTCTCTCGTTATGAGCGCAGCGCCATCAGCGGCACCTGGAAGCACCAGGTGCACGAAAAACTCGATATCTCGCTGTCGGGCCGCTGGCACGAGGCGCGTGGCGACTCGCCCGGCTATCTGAGCGAAGCGCAATGGCGAGAGAACCCTCAGGGCAAGGACAGCCGTGTGGTGGGCGATGGTGCCGACAAGCACTTTGGCACGCTGCGTCTGGATGCGCAGTACGCACTGGATGCAGAGACCCGGCTGCTGGGCTTTGTCTACGGCACGCAGCAGGATTTTGTGCGCTGGTTCACCCGCCCGCGCAGCGCCACCTGGATGCAGCGCGAGGAGCGCTACGACCGCAGCGTGCTGGGAGCAGGGCTGAATCTCAGCGGCAAGTCCCTTCTTGCGGCGCGCGAGCTGAACTGGATGCTGGGTCTGGAGCAGGTGCGTGAGTCCACCGACTATGGCTACTGGGATGGATTGCTCGATCGCCGGCGCACCGGCCCTGCATTGAATGATCGCAATACGCGGCTCGACAACACGGCGCTCTACGGCCAGGCTGGCTGGCAGCCAACGGCCTGGTTGCAGACCACGGCGGCCTTGCGCTGGGACCACTTTGACGGCCGCTGCCGCCTGCTGGGGGCAGAGGCCGGTGGCGATGAATGCAATCGCATGCAGGGCCGCAGCCATGCCAGCCCCAAGCTGGGGGCACTGGCGCAGCTCGATGCACTGACAGCCGTGCGGGCCAGCTGGTCGCAAGGCTTTGCGCTGCCCAGCGACTTTGCCAAATACGCGCTGCGCAACAGCGATCTGCATGCCAATATCTTTCGCCAGAGCGAGCTGGGCGTGGAGTGGAAGCCATCGGCCCAGTGGCTGATCGATGCCTCGCTCTACCGCATCGGCTCCAGCCATGAAATACGCAACACGGCCCCCGGCGAGTATGAAAACCTGGGAGCGACCGTGCGCAAGGGCGCCGAGCTGCAGCTGCACTGGCTGCCCAGCCGCCACTGGCATGTGGAATGGGCCTATGGCCGCAATCGCTCCGAAGTCACGCAGAACGCGAACACCGCACTGCTTGGTAGGCGTGTGGTGGCCGTGCCCGAGTACACCAGCACCCTGCATGCGCGCTGGATGCCGCGCAGCGATGTCACCGTGCATGGATTGCTGCGCCATGTGGGGCGCGCGCCCATCAACAACGGCAATACCGAATGGGCAGGCAGCTATCGCTGGCTGGACCTGGGCCTGCAGTACCGCCTGCCCGCCAACATTGCGCGCAACGCCCGCCTGAGCCTGTGGCTGCGCAATGCCGCCAACACCCGCTATGCCAGTACCACCACCATGATTGCCGGCCAGCGTCTGGTCGCGCCCGGCGCGCCGCGCAGCGTGCAGCTGGGCCTGCAGTTTTCCTTATGATTTTTCGGAGCCTCCATGTCTGTTTGCAGCACACGTCACAACATCATCGCGCGCATTCTGTGCACCACGGCCGCCGCCTGGCTGCTATGCGCCCAACCGGTCTCTGCCCATAACGTCTGGCTGGAGCCCGATGCCCAGGGCGGCTATGTCATGCAGTTTGGCGGTCATGAAGGCAGGACCGAAGTCTTTGACCCGGCCAAGCTGCAGCGCGTGCATGCCTATGACCTGCGCGGCCGCGAGGTGTCCAGCGATGTAAAGAATGTGCAGGGCGGTATCCGTGTCAAGCCCGATGCCAAGGCTGCGCTGATAGCCGTGGAGCTGGACAACGGCTATTTCAGCAGTGCCAGACCCGAGGGCGAGATGCTGCCTTTGCCCATGGACAAGAACCCCGGTGCGGTGCGCGGCGTGCATGCGCGCAAGTTCCACAAGACCGTGGTGCAGTGGGGCGCCGTCACGCAAAAGCCGCTGGGCCAGATGTTCGAGGTGGTGCCGCTGCAGGGGCAGTCTCCCCATGCCGGTCAGCCGCTCAAGCTGCTGGTGTTGCTGCATGGCAAGCCGCAGCCCGGCGTCAGGCTGTCCTGGGGAGAGAGAGGCTCTCCCACGATGACGGACGCTCAAGGGCAGGCGAGCATGACGCCTGCTGTCGGCAGCAATACGCTGCAGGCCATATTGCGTCAGCCGGTGCAGGGCGATCCCATGACAACAGAGAACAGCTACGAGTATCTGCTGCGCTTTGCCGTGCATTGATGAAGCTGCATTCCGCCAGTTCAAGATCCGTTTCACAGCCTGCTGCCATGACCGATTCCACGCCTGTTGTCCGCCGCACCCGAGAGCAGATTCTGCAAGCCATCCGCGAGGCGGCGATTGCGGAGTTCAGCAGCCATGGCTTCAAGGGGGCATCCACCCAGGCGATCGCGGAAAGAGCGGGTCTGACCAAGCCCCAGCTGCATTACTACATCGAGAGCAAACAGGCCTTGTATGACGAGCTGCTCTATGCCTTGCTGGAGGCCTGGTCGGCGGCATTTGCGTTCGATCCGGCACTCGACGATCCGGCGCAGATCATCGGCAACTATGTGCGGCGCAAGCTGGACTATGCGCTGGACAATCCGGCCCTGTCACGCATCTTCACCAACGAGGTGCTGGGTGGCGGCTTGCGTCTGAACCAATACTGGCCTGTCGCGCTGAGTTCCACGGCGCAGAAGGTGGATCTGATCAACGCCTGGATCGCGCAGGGCCGCATACGCAGCCTCGATGCGCGCGTGCTGCTGATGCAGATCTGGGGCATGACCCAGCACTATGCGGACTATGCAGTGCAGGCCAGGGTCATGCTGGAGTGCGCCGACGACCAGCCGCTGGATCGCGAGCATATCGCCCGGGAGCTCACCACTTCCGTGCTGCTGAGCTGCGGTCTGGCACCAATTTGAAGACGGTCTGCGCAAGCCTGGTGCAGATGGCAGGGGCGGCAGGCCGGTAGCTCTCTCTGGCGTGTTTTGGCACACCGTTTGCTTAGATTTGACCAGTCGATCAAATCGGATGGTCAATCATGCCAAACACTGCCCCGGATACTCTGGAAACGCCCGTAGAACAAGGCTTTGAGCTGGTATTGCTGCGTCAGGGATTGCGCTTGCCGGTGGAGCCTGCAGAGCGCATCACCGATGTGCTGCAACTGGCCGGTGTGGCCATAGAGACGGTGTGTGAGCAAGGCATTTGCGGCACTTGCGTCACGCGCTGGACGGCTGGCGATCCAGAACACCATGACCGCTGCCTGACCGCCGAGGAGCGCAGCACGCATGTGGCTTTGTGCTGCGCACGCAATCGCGGCGCGACGCTGACCCTGGATCTTTGAAGGGCTGTCATGCGAGTGCTTGTGATCTTCTCCCATCCTGTGGAAACCAGCTATCAGGCCGCATTGCATGCCGAGGTGGTGCAGCAGTTGCGCGGCGCCGGGCATGAGGTCGATGACTGCGACCTGTACGCGGAAGGATTCAATCCCGTGATGTCCCGCGAGGAACGCCTGGGCTATCACGAGGTGCCGCACAACCGGCTACCGGTGCAGCGCTATGTGGACCGTCTGCTGTGGGCCGAGGCCGTGGTCTTTTGCTTCCCGACCTGGTGCTTTGGCCTGCCGGCCATGCTCAAGGGGTTCTTCGACCGCGTGCTGATGCCCGGGGTGGCCTTCGACATCAGCGATCCGCAGAACGTCAAACCGGCGCTGACCCATCTCAAGCGCATTGCGGCGGTGGTGACTTACGGGCGTCCGCGCTGGACCGCGCTTTTCATGGGCGACCCACCGCGCAAATGCATCACGCGCTATCTGCGCATCCTCACGGGCGGCAAGGCGCGTATCGACTATCACGCCTGCTACCACATGAACGTGGCCACGCCATCTCGGCTGCAGTCCTTCAAGGCCCATGTCGGCCGGGCCATGCGCCGCTTTGCCTAGGAGAGCCTCCATGTCCTCACATCTGACACTCTGCAATGCACGGCTGCCGCGCTGGTTGCTCGCGGCCCTGGGACAGCGCAGCGAGATGCTGCTGTCGCGCCTGGAGATCGCCAACGGGCGCATTGCGGCCATCGGGGCAGAAACTCCAGGCCTGCCGCGCAGCTTCGGCTCCCAGGTCTGGGATCTGCAAGGAGCGCTGGTGCTGCCGACCATGGTGGATGCGCATCTGCATCTGGACAAGGCGTTCACACTGGAGCGCATGGGAGCGGTGAAGCCGGGCCTGCTGGCCGCGATAGAGGCCATGATGGTGGACAAGCAGAACTGGACGGCGGCCGATGTGCGCCGCCGTGCGGGCCAGGGCCTGCAATGGGCCTATGAAGCCGGTGTTTCGCATGCACGCAGTCATTGCGACTGGTGGGAGCCGGACTCGGTGCCCGTGGCCTGGGAAGTGCTGCGCGAGCTGGCGCAGGAATGGGCCGGGCGCGTGCTGCTCGAGCGCGTCAGCCTGATTCCCCTGCATCTGTATGAGGAACGCGGCATGGCGATGCGCCTGGCCAAGCAGGTGGCGCTCAGTGGCGCGGGAGCCTTGCTCGGCGGCTTTGTCCATTCCACCAACTGGAGTCCGCAGGCCTTGCGCAATCTGCTTGAGGCCGCGCAGCAGCACGGCCTGGACGTGGACCTGCATGTGGATGAGGAGCTCAACCCCGCAGCCCAGGGACTGGCCACCACGGCCGCGCTGCTCAAGGAGCTGCGCTTCGAAGCACGTGTGGTCTGCGGCCATACCTGCGCGCTGGCGGCGCAACCGCTGGAGCAGGCGCTGCGCACGCTGGATGCCGTGGCCAGCACTCCCATCACCATGGTCAGCCTGCCGGTGACGAACCTGCTGCTGCAGGACGCGCAAACCGGTATCACGCCGCGCCAGCGAGGCCTGACGCTGCTCAAGGAGGCCAGGGCGCGCGGCATACCGCTGATGATCTCCAGCGACAACGTGCAGGACCCTTTCTGTCCGCTGGGCAGTTTCGATCCGCTGGAGGCGCTGACCACCGGCGTGGCGGCAGCGCAGCTGACTTCGGCCTTTGACGAGTGGAGCGACAGCGTCTGTCGCCGCGACTGGCTGGGTCATGGTGTCGGCCGCCTGCCGCTGCAGCCTGGCGCGACAGCCGATCTGGTGATCCTTCCTCAGTCCAGCGTCAGCGGCTTTCCATCCCGCAGCCAGCGCCGCGTGGTGATGCGCGAGGGGCGCGTCAGCAACGGCGAGCCGCTGGCTGCCTGGTTCAGCCCCTGCATTGAACGGAGCGTTGCATGAGCACAGATACCACAGGCATTGCCCAGCCCCTGGCTCGTTATGCGCCCTGGCGGCGGGCGGGCGATCTGGTGTTCCTGTCGGGCGTGATCGCCGTGGACCCGGGCGCCAATCGCATCGTGCGCGGCTATGCCGACATTCCTGCTGAAGCGGCAGCGCTGATCGGGCGTACCGGTGAGTTCAGCACCGACATCAAGGAGGGCCCCATCCTGGCGCAGAGCTGGTGGGTGCTGGACCGCATCCGCCAGACGGTGGAGGCCGCCGGCGGCCAGATGTCGGATGTCTTCAAGCTGGTGCAGTACTTCCGCAATCTGGACCAGTTCCCGCAGTACAGCCGTGTGCGCAAGCTGTTTTTTCCCGGCGAATCACCGGCTTCCACGGTGGTCGAGGTGGCGGGCATGCTGCCCACGCCGGACATTCTGATCGAGGTGGAGGCCACGGCCTATCTGCCCTTGCGTTGACCCATTCACCACTCACCCCGGAGAACCCATGCTGCACGGATACACCCCTGCCGAGCGCTTTCTGCCCTATCTGAGCTGGACCGAGGTTGCGGCCCTGCCGGACAAGGCCAATACCGTGATCGTGCTGCCTGTGGGCGCCATGGAGCAGCATGGTCCGCATCTGCCCTGCTCCGTGGACGCAACGATTGCGGCGGGCGTGGTCGGCGCCGCCATGGCGCAGCTGCCCGCCGCCGTGCCTGCATTCGCCATGGCCCCCATCGTCTATGGCAAGTCGGAGGAGCATCTGCACTTTCCCGGCACGGTGACCTTGAGCGGCGAAACCCTGCTGGCCACGATCAATGAAATCGGCGAGTCGGTGTATCGCGCAGGCTTTCGCAAGCTGCTGTTCGTCAACGGCCACGGCGGCCAGCCCCAGGTGCTGGAGATCGCGGCGCGCGAGCTGCGCCTGCGCCATGGCGACTTCATCGTGGTGCCGAGCTTTACCTGGCGCGTGCCGCATGTCGCGGGCCAATATCTGTCGAACCTGGAGAAAAAGCTGGCCATGCATGCAGGCCATGCCGAGACCGCGCTGATGCTGGCGCTGGCGCCGCAGACGGTGCACATGGAGCGGGCCGTCATCAACTACCCGCCCGTGTTCCCCTCCAGCCTGCTGTCGCCCGATGGCCGTCCCGCCTGCGCCTGGACCGCACGGGACTTCGGACCCAGCGGCGTGATCGGTGATCCGACACCCGCCACCGCCGAACAGGGGCAGGAGATCCTGCAATCCCTGGCCCGGAGCTGGGCCGCCGCCATTGCCGAGCTGCACGAGCTGCAATGGGCCAGCCGCGACGAAGCCACCTGGGGTCGAGCCCAGCATCAGGGGCATGTGGAGCCTGCCCTGGCCTGATGCCCTCTCTCGCCTTGCCTGTTTCAAACCTTCGGAGATCCGCCACGATGAAGACTGCCAAACTCCTCAAACCCCTGACCTGCGCGGCCATGCTGGCCTGTGGTCTGAGCGGCCTCGGCCACGCCGAGGAAAAATTCGTCTACATGACCAACTGGTATGCCCAGGCCGAGCATGGTGGCTTCTACCAGGCCGTGGCCACAGGGCTGTACAAAAAGCATGGTCTGGAAGTCAGCATCAAGATGGGCGGCCCCCAGGTCAATATCACGCAGATGATGGCTGCCGGTCAGGCCGACTGTGTCATGGGCTCCAGCGATCTGCAGATGGTGCAGATGCGCGAGGGCGGCGTTCCCGTGACCACGGTGGCCGCGGTGTTCCAGAAGGATCCACAGGTGCTGATCGCCCATGAGGACGTGAAGCGGTTCGAGGACCTCAAGGGCAAGACCATTTTGATCGCCGCCTCCGCGCAGCGCGGCTACTGGCCCTGGCTCAAGGCCAAATATGGTTTCACCGACTCCCAGACCCGGCCCTACACCTTCAATATCCAGCCGTTTCTGGTGGACAAGAATTCGGCCCAGCAAGGCTATCTGACGTCCGAGCCCTTTGCGATTCAGAAGGCTGGCGTCAAGGCGAACACGCTGATGTTCAGCGATCAGGGCTTCCCGGCCTATGCCACGACCATCTCCTGCATGGACAAGACGGTCAAGGAGCGCAGCAAGGCGGTGCAGGCCTTTGTCACCGCCTCCATGGAAGGCTGGAAGAGCTATCTGGCCGATCCCGCGCCGGCCAATGCCCTGATCAAGAAAGACAACCCCAACATGACCGACGAACAGCTGGCCTACAGCGTGGGCAAGCTCAAGGAAATGAATATGGTCGCCGGCGGCGATGCCGCCAGGCTGGGCATCGGCGTGATGACCGATGCGCGGGTCAAGGCCAGCTATGACTTCCTGGTCAGCGCCAAGCTGATCGATCCGGCCAAGGTCAGGCAGGCCGATGCCTACAACCTGAGCCTGATTCAAAACATCAAGGTCCTGCCCTGATGGCATGGGCTGGCAGCGACAGCGAAAGGTGACTATGAGCGGCTCTGAAATTCCCGCAGCAGCAATTCCCGCAGTGGAGGTGTTGTCTGCAGAGAAAACCTATCCCGGCGGCACGCAGGCGTTGCTGCCCGTCAATCTACGCATCGAAGAGGGTGAGTTCGTGACCTTGCTCGGCCC
This window of the Comamonas testosteroni genome carries:
- a CDS encoding HupE/UreJ family protein: MKFNKLLATTTAAATALPLSALAHMGTDAGGHHHFLDSLVHAFAHPFTGADHLAAMLAVGAWSALTLPELRTAWRAPAAFVALLVAGAVAGFAGLWVPGVEPMIAASVLVLGLLVLVQQKMPWAAAAALAAVFAFFHGAAHGFELAGDSGLAAVGALVGIALGSASLHIAGMVLGHAVMQRHQWTARLGGAATAALGAFMLTKLA
- the ureC gene encoding urease subunit alpha — protein: MATMDRRAYAETFGPTVGDRLRLADTELIVEVEKDYTLAAGGYGEEVKFGGGKTIRDGMAQSQRTRDGTGTGPDGGGAVDTVLTNALILDHWGIVKADIGLRDGRIAAIGKAGNPDTQPGVNIIIGPGTEIISCEGHIVTAGGIDTHIHFIAPQQIEEALTSGVTTMIGGGTGPATGTFATTCTPGPWHMERMLQAADAFPMNLGFLGKGNASLPGGLHEQISAGAIGLKLHEDWGSTPAAISNCLDVAEDTDTQVAIHTDTLNESGFVEDTVAAFKGRTIHTFHTEGAGGGHAPDILKVVGEANVLPSSTNPTRPYTINTLDEHVDMLMVCHHLDAGIAEDLAFAESRIRKETIAAEDILHDIGAISMFSSDSQAMGRVGEVILRTWQTAHKMKLQRGPLSGDGARNDNFRIKRYIAKYTINPAIAHGISHEVGSIEVGKWADIVIWKPAFFGVKPFCILKGGSIAMAAMGDPNASIPTPQPVHYRPMFASFGGAVARTSLTFVSQAGLAAGIGQRFGLHKTLSAVKGIRKVKKQHMIHNDLAPHMEVDAQTYAVRANGDLLTCEPAVSLPMAQRYFLF
- a CDS encoding urease subunit beta, coding for MIPGELILDEGSHALNPGRRTLTLVVKNASDRPIQVGSHYHFAETNAGLDFDRAAAHGMRLNIASGMAVRFEPGQQRTVELVEIGGDRQIYGFRGLLQGPLPAVARD
- a CDS encoding gamma-glutamylcyclotransferase family protein; translation: MTTILETSAEMAAPTSLHDAPADWQGCGAAYVAVYGTLRAGGINDIARLQPGIACVGRTLLTGTLHDLGWYPGLRLQGSQTVLAEVYPMDAALERAMDRIEGLWPEDLGEYAKRILTLPVMLIQGAQQSITVLVYEALPATVSAAPQLAVSDWLAWFEGKGVQHPDTEFQLNTAQNRK
- a CDS encoding DUF4198 domain-containing protein translates to MSVCSTRHNIIARILCTTAAAWLLCAQPVSAHNVWLEPDAQGGYVMQFGGHEGRTEVFDPAKLQRVHAYDLRGREVSSDVKNVQGGIRVKPDAKAALIAVELDNGYFSSARPEGEMLPLPMDKNPGAVRGVHARKFHKTVVQWGAVTQKPLGQMFEVVPLQGQSPHAGQPLKLLVLLHGKPQPGVRLSWGERGSPTMTDAQGQASMTPAVGSNTLQAILRQPVQGDPMTTENSYEYLLRFAVH
- a CDS encoding LysE family transporter: MLMLFASAFVLGLVFNAAPGAVFAETVRQGVRGGYRPALAVQLGSLVGDASWALLGLAGIGLVMQIDALRWPVGLAGAAYLLWLSWDSWQAARTEHRLDASTAAAATQKQALRRGMALSLSNPQNLAYWAAMGSALGAVGVTQPSAGDYGLFFAGFMTSSLLWCFVCAALVDRLFRRAAAHWSRFTYRCCAALLLALALGTLRDLLVTSPAALPPAAQQQSLR
- a CDS encoding urease subunit gamma, whose amino-acid sequence is MELTPREKDKLLIFTAALLAERRMARGLKLNYPEAVALISAFVMEGARDGRTVAQLMSEGRSVLTRADVMEGIPEMIPDIQIEATFPDGTKLVTVHEPIA
- a CDS encoding TonB-dependent receptor — protein: MARTLLFWCMYKRPFNRGGAQCLGTTARLGVLALGGTLWMASAVQAQTAKDGDKVLPEVRVNAQVKGQALDDAQRAFSVTEFRRDEIREQPRQEVESLWNLVPGMHVNHYQLSGVANALVLRGFGGGGHGGDVAATLDGIPLNEAMSHADGYFDLNVVVPLELDQLNVYRGPVSVLQGNYNRAGLLELRTRRSGSYTELDVSAGSRGMFDAQAALGRGLEGGDQLNLAAQHSRGDGARPVSRYERSAISGTWKHQVHEKLDISLSGRWHEARGDSPGYLSEAQWRENPQGKDSRVVGDGADKHFGTLRLDAQYALDAETRLLGFVYGTQQDFVRWFTRPRSATWMQREERYDRSVLGAGLNLSGKSLLAARELNWMLGLEQVRESTDYGYWDGLLDRRRTGPALNDRNTRLDNTALYGQAGWQPTAWLQTTAALRWDHFDGRCRLLGAEAGGDECNRMQGRSHASPKLGALAQLDALTAVRASWSQGFALPSDFAKYALRNSDLHANIFRQSELGVEWKPSAQWLIDASLYRIGSSHEIRNTAPGEYENLGATVRKGAELQLHWLPSRHWHVEWAYGRNRSEVTQNANTALLGRRVVAVPEYTSTLHARWMPRSDVTVHGLLRHVGRAPINNGNTEWAGSYRWLDLGLQYRLPANIARNARLSLWLRNAANTRYASTTTMIAGQRLVAPGAPRSVQLGLQFSL